One segment of Pricia mediterranea DNA contains the following:
- a CDS encoding AAA family ATPase, with protein sequence MIHLIVGNTGSGNTTYSSELKEKTNGIIFSIDKWNNTLFLPDKKPTDGLEWFLEKINRAEEIIMGLVQQLENSNTDSILDLGLSKFEHREKFRKFADLNGYQIKTHFLDIPKETRLERVMKRNDSQGATFEFEVTMENFEFMENWFERPTDEEMVGTKVITE encoded by the coding sequence ATGATCCACCTGATAGTCGGAAATACGGGTTCCGGAAATACAACATACTCATCGGAATTGAAAGAAAAAACGAACGGAATTATATTTTCGATCGACAAGTGGAACAACACACTGTTTCTTCCCGATAAGAAACCGACCGATGGCCTTGAGTGGTTCCTCGAAAAAATCAACAGAGCGGAAGAAATAATAATGGGTCTAGTTCAACAGTTGGAAAACTCAAACACTGACTCTATCCTGGACTTGGGACTATCCAAATTCGAGCATCGAGAAAAATTTAGAAAATTCGCGGATCTGAACGGCTACCAAATAAAAACCCACTTTTTGGACATTCCAAAAGAAACCCGATTGGAGAGGGTAATGAAAAGAAACGATAGCCAAGGAGCTACATTCGAGTTCGAGGTAACCATGGAGAATTTTGAATTTATGGAAAATTGGTTCGAGAGACCAACTGATGAAGAAATGGTAGGAACAAAGGTCATTACGGAATGA